From Yersinia hibernica, a single genomic window includes:
- the bla gene encoding class A beta-lactamase yields MKHSALRRSLLLAGITLPLTHFALPAWADALPTTVGKQLAELERTANGRLGIAMINTANDHKIQYRGTQRFPFCSTFKFMLAAAVLGQSQSQPNLLDKHIHYHESDLLSYAPITRKNLAHGMTVSQLCAATVQYSDNTAANLLIKELGGLAAVNQFARDIGDQMFRLDRQEPDLNTALPNDPRDTTTPAAMAASLQKLVLGDALLPAQRQQLATWLTGNTTGDATIRAGAPKDWMVGDKTGSGDYGTTNDIAVLWPPEGAPVVLVVYFTQREKDAQPRHDVLASATKILLSQFS; encoded by the coding sequence ATGAAACACTCTGCGCTGCGGCGTTCGCTATTATTAGCCGGGATAACACTGCCCCTCACCCATTTTGCCTTGCCCGCCTGGGCAGACGCGCTACCGACCACAGTAGGTAAACAACTGGCTGAACTGGAACGCACCGCTAATGGCCGTTTAGGTATTGCGATGATTAATACTGCCAATGACCATAAAATTCAATATCGCGGCACTCAGCGCTTCCCATTCTGTAGCACGTTTAAGTTTATGTTGGCCGCCGCCGTTCTGGGCCAGAGCCAGTCTCAGCCAAATTTGCTGGATAAACATATTCATTATCATGAGAGCGATTTATTATCTTATGCGCCAATCACGCGTAAAAATCTTGCTCACGGGATGACGGTTTCTCAGTTATGTGCCGCAACTGTTCAATATAGTGATAATACGGCCGCGAATCTGTTAATCAAAGAATTGGGGGGTTTAGCGGCGGTTAACCAGTTTGCGCGCGATATTGGTGATCAGATGTTCAGATTAGACCGCCAAGAGCCTGATTTAAATACCGCCCTGCCTAATGATCCACGCGATACCACCACCCCTGCGGCAATGGCCGCGAGTCTGCAGAAACTGGTCTTGGGTGATGCATTGCTGCCCGCTCAGCGCCAGCAACTGGCAACGTGGTTAACAGGGAATACCACCGGCGATGCGACTATCCGCGCGGGCGCACCAAAGGATTGGATGGTGGGTGACAAAACGGGCAGCGGCGACTACGGTACCACCAATGATATTGCGGTGTTATGGCCCCCCGAGGGAGCCCCGGTCGTTTTAGTGGTTTATTTCACGCAACGTGAAAAAGACGCGCAACCACGCCACGATGTTTTGGCTTCCGCCACTAAAATATTACTGTCTCAGTTCTCCTGA
- a CDS encoding LysR family transcriptional regulator yields the protein MSIELRHLRYFIAVAEELHFGRAAERLRISQPPLSQQIQILEEQIGARLLTRNNRNVSLTQAGALFLKEAYQILAQVNSAAEKAARLHRGESGELTIGFTSSAPFISTVSKNLRIFRQRHPQVHIKMQEVNTKQQIEPLLDGRLDLGVMRNTRLPDALQYRVLLREPLVAVVHQESPLAALPTGSIKFSALAEQPFVFFAREVGTALYDEILTLLARAGITPYITQEVGEAMTIVGLVSSGLGVSILPASFTRVKVDGVKYLPLAEASATTEVWLVNHKHRPVTAPAQALIDLMVADTPPETA from the coding sequence ATGAGTATTGAACTCAGACATTTACGTTATTTTATTGCGGTCGCCGAAGAGTTGCATTTTGGCCGCGCCGCCGAGCGTTTGCGCATTTCTCAACCCCCGCTGAGCCAACAAATTCAAATTTTGGAGGAGCAAATTGGCGCTCGGCTGTTGACTCGCAATAACCGCAATGTCAGCCTTACACAAGCAGGGGCACTGTTTTTAAAAGAGGCTTACCAAATTCTGGCACAAGTGAATTCGGCGGCGGAGAAAGCCGCGCGCTTGCATCGTGGCGAATCTGGCGAGTTAACCATTGGCTTTACTTCGTCGGCTCCGTTTATCAGTACCGTGTCTAAAAATTTGCGCATATTTCGCCAGCGCCATCCACAAGTTCATATTAAAATGCAGGAGGTTAACACCAAACAGCAAATTGAGCCGTTGCTGGATGGGCGGCTTGATCTGGGGGTGATGCGCAACACCCGTTTGCCCGATGCACTACAATACCGCGTGCTACTGCGTGAGCCATTAGTGGCGGTCGTCCACCAAGAAAGCCCGTTAGCCGCCTTGCCCACCGGCAGTATCAAATTTAGCGCGTTAGCCGAGCAACCTTTTGTGTTCTTTGCCCGCGAGGTGGGCACGGCACTTTATGACGAAATCCTCACGCTGTTAGCGCGGGCCGGAATTACCCCCTACATCACGCAAGAAGTGGGCGAGGCGATGACCATTGTGGGTTTGGTCTCCTCCGGTTTAGGCGTTTCTATCCTGCCGGCGTCTTTTACTCGGGTCAAAGTGGACGGGGTGAAATATTTACCCCTCGCAGAGGCCAGCGCGACCACCGAGGTGTGGTTGGTGAATCATAAACATCGCCCAGTGACCGCCCCGGCGCAAGCATTGATTGACCTGATGGTTGCGGATACGCCACCGGAAACCGCCTGA
- a CDS encoding DUF1283 family protein has product MKITSLPRLIRAVLPIAVLALPLAWQAPALAQSANCTQGSTCVSVGGNNDPMAKEQSRQSQQQWDDTQRLRNKVNNRVEKNFDKDDRAEDAKDNCDRSENINAYWEPNTQRCLDRLSGRRINP; this is encoded by the coding sequence ATGAAAATAACCAGCCTGCCCCGCCTAATACGCGCTGTTCTGCCCATTGCCGTACTGGCTTTACCGCTGGCATGGCAGGCACCTGCGTTGGCGCAATCGGCCAACTGTACGCAGGGCAGCACCTGTGTTTCGGTGGGTGGCAACAATGATCCGATGGCAAAAGAGCAATCACGCCAAAGCCAACAGCAATGGGATGATACCCAGCGCCTGCGCAATAAAGTGAATAATCGGGTCGAAAAGAATTTTGATAAAGATGACCGCGCTGAAGATGCCAAAGATAATTGTGATCGCAGCGAGAATATCAATGCCTACTGGGAACCTAACACCCAACGTTGTCTGGATCGTCTGTCCGGTCGCCGGATTAATCCGTAA
- the clcB gene encoding voltage-gated ClC-type chloride channel ClcB, which produces MRWPAHIYDYRAMLRRLMIAIMLGMISAVIVWLFHQAMLAIEWLLFARTDGSLVAAAASIGGWRRAITPALGGLAAGSLLWFYQRYQQRKPSAPTDYMEAIETGDGRLDVSASLIKSLASLLVVASGSAIGREGAMVLLAALFASVFAQRYAKPQEWKLWVACGAAAGMASAYHAPLAGSLFIAEILFGTLMLASLGPVVIAAVSALLTTNLLHGGQETLYQVQTLTSPWPIQYFLMALLGLIAGFSGPLFLNAMSASGRAFRALKLSPPLQLALGGMIVGLLSLIFPEVWGNGYSVVQSLLTTPPGILLIGGILICKLLAVLASSGSGAPGGVFTPTLFVGAALGMLCGQIFAWWPLFGDNIALLMALTGMATLLAATTHAPIMAALMVCEMTGGYALLPGLLLACVISTTIARGLRPDSVYHSR; this is translated from the coding sequence ATGAGATGGCCTGCCCATATATATGACTACCGTGCCATGTTACGCCGGTTGATGATTGCCATCATGCTGGGCATGATATCTGCGGTGATTGTTTGGTTATTCCATCAAGCCATGCTGGCCATCGAGTGGCTGTTATTTGCGCGAACTGACGGCAGTTTGGTGGCCGCCGCCGCGTCCATTGGTGGCTGGCGCCGCGCAATAACCCCGGCCTTGGGTGGGTTAGCGGCGGGCTCATTATTGTGGTTTTATCAGCGTTATCAACAGCGTAAGCCCAGTGCGCCAACCGATTATATGGAAGCTATCGAAACCGGTGATGGCCGATTAGACGTTTCCGCCAGCCTGATCAAATCCTTAGCCTCACTATTGGTGGTTGCCAGCGGCAGTGCCATTGGCCGAGAAGGTGCCATGGTGCTTTTGGCGGCATTATTTGCCTCGGTTTTCGCCCAGCGCTATGCCAAACCCCAAGAGTGGAAACTCTGGGTCGCTTGTGGTGCCGCCGCTGGGATGGCCAGCGCCTATCATGCGCCCTTAGCGGGTAGTTTATTTATTGCAGAAATTCTGTTCGGGACATTAATGCTGGCGTCCTTGGGGCCGGTGGTGATCGCGGCGGTCAGTGCATTACTCACCACCAACCTATTACACGGCGGTCAGGAAACACTTTATCAAGTCCAGACACTAACATCCCCTTGGCCAATACAGTATTTCCTAATGGCTTTATTGGGGCTGATCGCCGGCTTCAGTGGGCCACTGTTTCTTAACGCCATGTCCGCCAGTGGCCGTGCTTTCCGCGCCTTGAAGCTATCACCACCACTCCAGTTAGCCTTGGGCGGGATGATTGTCGGGCTATTATCACTTATTTTCCCTGAAGTTTGGGGGAATGGTTACAGTGTCGTGCAATCACTGTTGACCACGCCGCCGGGGATTTTATTGATAGGCGGGATATTGATTTGCAAACTATTGGCGGTACTGGCCAGCAGCGGCTCGGGAGCGCCCGGCGGGGTCTTCACCCCCACCCTGTTTGTTGGCGCGGCATTGGGCATGTTATGCGGCCAGATATTTGCTTGGTGGCCGCTGTTTGGTGACAATATCGCCCTGTTAATGGCGCTAACCGGAATGGCAACCTTGCTGGCGGCAACCACTCACGCGCCCATTATGGCCGCGCTGATGGTGTGTGAAATGACCGGCGGATATGCCTTGCTGCCCGGGCTATTATTGGCCTGTGTTATTTCGACCACCATCGCCCGCGGGTTACGCCCTGACTCGGTATATCACTCTCGCTAA
- the mlc gene encoding sugar metabolism global transcriptional regulator Mlc → MITDGQPGHIDQIKQTNAGAVYRLIDLFGPISRIELSKRAQLAPASITKIVRELVEAHLVKETEYQDVGSRGRPAIGLVLDTEAWHYVSGRISRGAITLALRDLSSKLVVEDNIPLPDSHPQPLLQRILSEVDQFFIRHQQKLERLTAIAITMPGIIDAPAGIVHKMPFYDVDEMQLGPALEQRTGLPVYLQHDICAWTMAEALYGASRGCQNVIQVVIDHNVGAGVISAGRVLHAGSRSVVEIGHTQVDPYGKRCYCGNHGCLETVASIENMLEIAQQRLNGSMSSLLHGSPLNVESLCDAALAGDQLAKDIILGVGHSVGRIIAIMVNLFNPEKILVGSPLNKAAAILHPAIASCIRQQALPAYSEHILVEPTAFFNQGTMPGAALVKEALYNGSLLVKLLQG, encoded by the coding sequence GTGATAACGGATGGGCAGCCTGGGCATATTGATCAAATCAAGCAGACCAATGCAGGGGCCGTTTATCGGCTGATTGATTTGTTCGGCCCGATATCGCGTATTGAACTGTCTAAGAGGGCGCAACTGGCCCCCGCCAGCATCACCAAGATTGTGCGGGAATTGGTCGAAGCGCATCTGGTCAAAGAAACCGAATATCAAGATGTGGGTAGCCGTGGGCGGCCAGCCATTGGTTTGGTGCTTGATACCGAAGCTTGGCACTATGTCTCCGGACGCATCAGCCGGGGGGCCATTACCCTTGCGCTACGCGACCTCAGCAGTAAACTGGTGGTTGAAGATAACATCCCACTGCCTGATAGCCATCCGCAGCCGTTGCTCCAGCGCATTCTGAGCGAAGTTGACCAGTTTTTTATCCGTCATCAGCAAAAACTGGAACGACTGACCGCTATCGCCATTACCATGCCAGGCATCATCGATGCGCCCGCCGGTATCGTGCATAAAATGCCATTTTATGATGTTGATGAGATGCAACTTGGCCCGGCGCTCGAGCAACGCACCGGATTGCCGGTCTATTTGCAACACGACATTTGTGCCTGGACGATGGCTGAGGCCTTATATGGCGCGTCGCGCGGTTGCCAGAATGTGATTCAAGTGGTGATTGACCATAACGTCGGGGCCGGGGTGATTAGTGCCGGCCGGGTATTGCATGCCGGCAGCCGCAGTGTGGTTGAGATTGGCCACACTCAAGTTGATCCCTATGGCAAACGCTGTTATTGCGGCAATCATGGCTGCCTGGAAACGGTGGCCAGTATTGAAAATATGCTGGAAATTGCCCAGCAAAGATTAAATGGCTCCATGAGTTCGTTATTACACGGCTCACCACTGAATGTTGAGTCATTATGTGATGCGGCATTGGCTGGTGACCAACTAGCCAAAGATATTATCTTGGGCGTTGGTCACAGTGTCGGCCGTATTATTGCCATCATGGTCAATTTATTTAATCCGGAAAAGATTTTGGTCGGCTCTCCCTTAAATAAAGCCGCGGCTATTCTGCATCCCGCCATTGCCTCTTGTATTCGTCAGCAAGCACTACCGGCTTACAGTGAACATATTCTGGTGGAGCCAACGGCATTTTTTAATCAGGGCACCATGCCCGGTGCGGCGCTGGTAAAAGAGGCATTATATAATGGCTCTTTATTGGTGAAATTATTGCAAGGCTAG
- the tus gene encoding DNA replication terminus site-binding protein, protein MNKYDLIARLNHRFSALEIGLQQLHQQLEELPLLAARVFALPDIEKGTEHQPINQIAVSATVGTPARDLALQHYQRLFIHHQSQNVSSKAALRLPGVLCFAVTDSQLIACQKSIQHINQLKTELEHIITVESGLPSEQRFEFVHTHLHGLITLNTYRTLTPLIDPSSVRFGWANKHIIKNVTRDEILAQLDKSLHAGRAVPPWTREQWAQMISQEINEVRQLPENARLKIKRPVKVQPIARIWYQAQQKQVQHPCPMPLIAFCQLSSAAELPKLGELTDYDASQIKHRYKPDAKPLQLLVPRLHLHLEIEK, encoded by the coding sequence ATGAATAAATATGATTTGATCGCGCGACTAAATCACCGCTTTAGCGCATTGGAAATCGGCTTGCAGCAGCTCCACCAGCAGCTTGAGGAGTTACCTTTACTTGCCGCCCGGGTTTTTGCCTTGCCTGATATCGAGAAAGGCACCGAGCATCAACCGATAAATCAGATTGCCGTGAGCGCAACGGTGGGTACGCCGGCACGAGACTTGGCGTTACAGCATTATCAGCGGTTGTTTATTCATCACCAAAGCCAGAATGTCAGTAGCAAAGCCGCCCTGCGCCTACCTGGGGTGCTCTGTTTTGCCGTGACCGATAGCCAGTTAATTGCTTGCCAAAAAAGCATTCAACACATTAATCAATTAAAAACCGAGCTGGAACATATTATTACCGTTGAATCTGGTTTGCCGAGTGAACAGCGTTTCGAGTTTGTTCACACTCACTTGCACGGGCTGATTACATTAAATACCTATCGTACCCTTACCCCGCTGATAGATCCCAGTTCAGTGCGCTTTGGTTGGGCTAACAAACATATTATTAAAAATGTCACTCGCGATGAAATTTTGGCTCAGCTAGACAAAAGCCTGCATGCCGGGCGCGCCGTGCCGCCATGGACTCGTGAACAGTGGGCGCAGATGATTAGCCAAGAAATCAATGAGGTGCGCCAATTACCCGAAAACGCCCGCTTAAAGATCAAGCGGCCAGTCAAGGTGCAACCGATTGCGCGGATTTGGTATCAAGCGCAACAGAAACAAGTACAGCACCCCTGCCCGATGCCACTGATTGCATTTTGCCAACTGTCGTCCGCGGCGGAATTACCTAAATTAGGCGAATTAACCGATTATGATGCCAGCCAGATTAAACATAGATATAAACCCGATGCCAAGCCGCTGCAGCTATTGGTGCCAAGACTGCATTTGCATCTCGAAATAGAAAAATAA
- a CDS encoding SHOCT domain-containing protein, whose product MTNHFLTLWDILATTFSIFFFIAYLLILFQVISDLFRDHELGGFYKAIWILFLLFIPLLTSLVYLITRGKGMAQRYRASVQKSVSDTNEYIRHVAGKSPAEQIADAKKLLDEGTITDSEYQQLKAKALS is encoded by the coding sequence ATGACAAACCACTTTCTTACCCTTTGGGATATATTGGCGACAACCTTTTCAATCTTCTTTTTCATCGCCTATCTGCTGATTCTGTTCCAGGTCATTTCTGACCTGTTTAGGGATCATGAGCTGGGTGGATTTTATAAAGCAATTTGGATTTTGTTCTTACTCTTCATCCCACTACTGACCTCTCTGGTATATCTGATTACCCGTGGCAAAGGTATGGCACAGCGCTATCGGGCGTCAGTGCAAAAATCGGTTTCGGATACTAACGAGTATATCCGCCATGTGGCCGGTAAATCTCCCGCAGAGCAGATTGCTGATGCCAAAAAATTATTGGATGAAGGCACCATCACTGACAGCGAATATCAGCAATTAAAAGCGAAAGCGCTGTCCTGA
- a CDS encoding MFS transporter: MTTSLRTPDSQVPTPAANDDATAVSPNKPVTRLTKKPYIQRGSPEFIRVTLAFFSAGLATFALLYCVQPILPMLSQDFMISPAGSSLSLSAATGMLAVGLMFTGPLSDAIGRKSVMVVALMLAAICTLICSVMTSWQGILLMRALIGLSLSGVAAVAMTYLSEEIHPSFVALSMGLYISGNSIGGMSGRLVTGVLSDFFSWRIALAVIGLFALAAAAMFWRILPASKHFRPTSLRPRTLAINFKLHWRDPGLPLLFAEGFLIMGSFVTLFNYIGYRLLAPPYNLTQAVVGLLSIVYLTGSYSSPKAGALTSRYGRGPVLMASIGMMLIGVIISGFSPLIAIFIGMMVFTAGFFAAHSVASSWIGRRARRAKAQASSLYLFCYYAGSSIAGTLGGIFWLNLGWLGVVSFIALLLLTALYVGQRLRQLPEAARI, encoded by the coding sequence GTGACCACCTCTTTGCGCACGCCTGATAGCCAAGTGCCAACCCCCGCAGCAAATGATGATGCCACGGCCGTTAGCCCGAATAAACCCGTCACTCGCTTAACGAAAAAACCTTATATTCAACGCGGTTCGCCAGAATTTATCCGCGTGACGCTGGCTTTCTTTTCCGCCGGATTAGCCACTTTCGCGCTGCTTTATTGCGTTCAACCCATTCTGCCCATGTTATCGCAGGATTTTATGATTTCCCCTGCCGGCAGCAGTTTATCGCTTTCGGCCGCCACCGGGATGTTGGCGGTTGGCTTGATGTTTACCGGCCCATTGTCGGATGCCATTGGCCGTAAGTCAGTGATGGTGGTCGCCTTAATGTTGGCGGCTATCTGCACGCTAATCTGCTCGGTGATGACCAGTTGGCAGGGCATTTTGCTGATGCGCGCCTTGATTGGCTTATCCTTAAGCGGTGTGGCTGCCGTGGCGATGACCTATCTGAGTGAAGAGATCCATCCCAGTTTTGTCGCGTTATCCATGGGGCTGTATATTAGTGGCAATTCGATAGGCGGGATGAGTGGCCGTTTGGTGACTGGGGTGCTGAGCGATTTCTTTTCCTGGCGTATTGCATTGGCGGTGATTGGTTTATTTGCCTTAGCCGCCGCGGCGATGTTCTGGCGTATTCTGCCGGCGTCTAAACACTTCCGCCCGACCTCATTGCGCCCCAGGACATTGGCAATTAATTTCAAACTGCACTGGCGCGACCCCGGTTTACCGCTGCTGTTTGCCGAAGGTTTTTTGATTATGGGCAGTTTTGTGACGTTATTTAATTACATTGGCTATCGTTTATTAGCGCCGCCCTATAATCTCACTCAAGCCGTCGTCGGTTTATTATCGATAGTTTATCTCACCGGGTCTTATAGCTCCCCGAAAGCGGGCGCATTAACCAGCCGCTATGGTCGAGGGCCGGTATTAATGGCATCAATCGGCATGATGTTAATTGGGGTCATTATTAGCGGATTCTCGCCGCTAATCGCAATCTTTATCGGTATGATGGTATTTACTGCCGGTTTTTTTGCCGCGCATTCCGTGGCCAGCAGTTGGATTGGCCGCCGCGCTCGGCGTGCTAAAGCTCAGGCTTCATCACTTTATCTATTTTGCTATTATGCCGGTTCAAGTATTGCGGGAACATTAGGCGGTATTTTCTGGCTTAATTTAGGCTGGCTTGGTGTGGTTTCATTTATCGCCCTGCTGTTGTTAACGGCATTGTATGTTGGCCAGCGCTTGCGTCAATTGCCCGAAGCGGCCAGAATTTAA
- a CDS encoding YnfA family protein: MLKVSLLFFVTALAEIIGCFLPYLWLRKGGSMWLLLPAAASLALFVWLLTLHPAASGRVYAAYGGVYVATALIWLRVVDGVKLSVFDWLGAGVALAGMLIIVAGWRVN, from the coding sequence GTGTTAAAGGTATCGTTACTGTTTTTTGTCACGGCACTGGCCGAGATTATTGGCTGCTTTTTGCCTTATTTATGGCTACGCAAAGGCGGTTCAATGTGGTTATTACTGCCCGCCGCCGCTAGTTTAGCCCTGTTTGTCTGGCTATTAACCTTGCATCCGGCCGCCAGCGGCCGTGTTTATGCGGCCTATGGTGGCGTGTATGTCGCGACGGCATTAATTTGGCTACGCGTGGTTGATGGTGTGAAGCTGTCAGTATTTGATTGGCTGGGTGCTGGCGTGGCGTTAGCCGGGATGTTGATTATTGTCGCAGGATGGCGCGTCAATTAG
- a CDS encoding methyltransferase family protein — protein MKKLILLVYGAISYLIGMTGLFFLISLLQGWVSTAMSIPDVSFSLRAALINISLLLLFSIQHSYMAHHSYKDRFNLSPAAERATYVLFSGVLMILLFLYWQPLPHYLWQLPPGSTVAILLLTLGWIGWLIVFASTFMVSHADLFGLRQSWLQWKQKPYTPLPFKINIFYALCRHPIMAGFLLAFWATPDMTSSRILFAAGMTIYILIGIHLEEKGLQTELGEPYIDYCQRTPKLIPQIFHRHKNAENNSRRQ, from the coding sequence ATGAAAAAACTCATCTTGTTAGTGTATGGCGCAATTTCTTATCTGATTGGCATGACCGGATTATTCTTTCTTATCAGTCTGTTGCAGGGGTGGGTGTCAACAGCAATGTCCATCCCTGATGTCAGTTTTAGCCTGCGCGCAGCACTCATTAATATAAGTTTATTATTGCTGTTCTCAATTCAACATTCTTATATGGCACATCATTCATACAAAGACAGATTCAATCTCTCGCCAGCCGCAGAACGGGCAACTTATGTTCTCTTTTCTGGTGTTTTAATGATTTTGCTATTTTTATACTGGCAACCTTTGCCCCATTATTTATGGCAGTTACCGCCGGGCTCTACGGTAGCCATATTATTACTGACGCTGGGATGGATCGGCTGGTTAATTGTTTTTGCTTCGACATTTATGGTAAGCCACGCAGATCTTTTCGGGCTACGTCAGTCATGGTTGCAGTGGAAACAAAAACCCTACACTCCGCTGCCGTTCAAAATTAATATTTTCTATGCGCTATGCCGCCACCCTATCATGGCCGGTTTTTTACTCGCCTTTTGGGCCACACCGGATATGACCAGCAGCCGCATACTCTTTGCCGCTGGCATGACCATTTATATTTTGATTGGGATTCATCTCGAAGAGAAAGGCTTGCAAACCGAGCTCGGCGAACCCTATATCGACTATTGCCAACGGACACCCAAGCTGATTCCGCAGATTTTTCATCGACATAAAAACGCCGAGAACAACTCCCGGCGTCAATAG
- the bioD gene encoding dethiobiotin synthase, with the protein MLTRVFVTGTDTAVGKTVVSRALLQALSQNGRTAVGYKPVATESQETPNGLRNQDALILQDSSSIELDYQEVNPYPLVGDVIHACSDTLINYNKMTEGLQRLSAKADTVVVEGCGGWKVMMNDQRFYSDWVIQEQLPVILVVGIKLGCINHALLTAQAIINDGLPLLGWVANRINPGLAHYAETIAMLRERLPAPQLGQLPYLPHPEQKPLAKYLDLTAMAQ; encoded by the coding sequence ATGTTAACGCGTGTTTTTGTGACGGGTACCGACACAGCTGTTGGTAAAACCGTGGTGTCACGGGCCTTACTTCAGGCCTTAAGCCAAAATGGCAGAACCGCTGTAGGCTATAAGCCGGTGGCGACAGAGAGTCAAGAAACGCCGAATGGACTGCGTAACCAGGATGCCCTGATTTTACAAGATTCATCCTCAATTGAGCTTGATTATCAAGAGGTTAACCCATACCCACTGGTCGGGGATGTTATCCATGCTTGCTCGGATACCCTGATTAATTACAATAAAATGACCGAAGGATTGCAGCGCTTATCCGCTAAAGCCGATACCGTGGTAGTCGAAGGCTGCGGGGGCTGGAAAGTCATGATGAATGACCAGCGTTTTTATTCTGATTGGGTGATACAAGAACAATTGCCGGTAATTTTAGTCGTCGGAATTAAATTAGGCTGTATTAATCATGCCTTATTAACCGCGCAAGCAATTATCAACGATGGGTTACCTTTATTAGGTTGGGTGGCGAATAGGATTAATCCGGGGCTGGCACATTATGCGGAAACCATTGCCATGCTGCGCGAACGGTTACCGGCCCCCCAATTAGGGCAATTGCCTTATTTGCCCCATCCAGAACAAAAGCCGTTGGCAAAATATTTAGACCTCACCGCAATGGCGCAATAA
- a CDS encoding DUF1161 domain-containing protein, with protein sequence MKKTLIISTLLLSLAPIAALASCESVKADITQKIISNGVPESGFKLDIVPNDQVQQAGGQVVGHCENDTQKIVYTRITDSE encoded by the coding sequence ATGAAAAAAACGCTTATTATCAGTACATTGTTATTATCTCTGGCCCCTATAGCGGCGTTGGCATCCTGTGAAAGTGTCAAGGCCGATATTACACAAAAGATTATCAGTAATGGCGTGCCTGAGTCTGGCTTTAAACTGGACATTGTGCCTAATGATCAGGTGCAACAAGCGGGCGGGCAAGTCGTTGGGCATTGTGAAAATGATACTCAGAAGATTGTCTATACCCGCATCACTGACAGCGAATAA